Proteins from a genomic interval of Candidatus Alcyoniella australis:
- the atpB gene encoding F0F1 ATP synthase subunit A: protein MRTHKTIAIVTTALLLFLLAAPMALASQGVSNALQDFRSSPNDTHGLMLLNFIPGVNQIVKHVVAASIMFTILLLISVFVGRDIRRSGDQLVPSRHFGLRSFVEMLIEAVLGLMRDIIGPDYKRYFPLIGTLAFFILFSNVMGLVPGLYTSTDNINTNAAMALTVFFSYHYWGIRAQGFAKYMKHMATGGVEGVIGWVLMPLLFPIEIISHLARPLSLTLRLFGNMFGDHKVMAMFVGLIAIPNPLPVPFFALGLVVAVVQTLVFCLLACVYISLATAHEE, encoded by the coding sequence ATGAGAACGCACAAAACAATCGCGATAGTAACTACGGCTCTGCTGTTGTTCCTGCTCGCCGCGCCGATGGCCCTGGCTTCCCAGGGCGTGAGCAACGCGCTGCAGGACTTCCGCTCCTCGCCCAACGACACCCACGGCCTGATGCTGCTCAACTTCATTCCGGGCGTCAACCAGATCGTCAAGCATGTGGTGGCCGCATCGATCATGTTCACGATCCTGCTGCTGATCTCGGTGTTCGTAGGCCGCGACATCCGCCGCAGCGGCGACCAGCTGGTTCCTTCGCGCCACTTCGGCCTGCGCTCGTTCGTCGAAATGCTGATCGAGGCCGTGCTGGGCCTGATGCGCGACATAATCGGCCCCGACTACAAACGCTACTTCCCGCTGATCGGGACGCTGGCATTCTTCATCCTGTTCAGTAACGTGATGGGGCTGGTCCCCGGGCTGTACACCTCAACCGACAACATCAACACCAACGCGGCCATGGCCCTGACGGTGTTCTTCTCCTACCACTACTGGGGAATCCGCGCCCAGGGATTCGCCAAATACATGAAGCACATGGCGACCGGCGGCGTGGAAGGCGTCATCGGCTGGGTGCTGATGCCGCTGCTTTTCCCGATCGAGATCATCAGCCATCTGGCCCGTCCGCTGAGCCTGACACTGCGTTTGTTCGGCAATATGTTCGGTGATCACAAGGTAATGGCGATGTTCGTCGGGTTGATCGCCATTCCCAATCCACTGCCGGTTCCGTTTTTCGCGCTGGGGTTGGTGGTGGCGGTAGTGCAGACCCTCGTGTTCTGCCTGCTGGCATGCGTCTACATCAGCCTGGCCACGGCTCATGAAGAATAA
- a CDS encoding methyltransferase domain-containing protein, with the protein MSPIPKGNTALIEQYRRQLEYSRGGRLHVYRMVGIGNLERVLDVGCGGGAVTAELNRSCRGSAVGCDVDPQVLQIAVQEYPALRFEQCAPDALPFDDSEFDLVCAHLTLMWADDPAQLIAQMRRVTRSGGWVAALAEPDYGAGLYNPGDWLIGEAERELVRQGADPRIGRKLPELFKDAGFERVIRGVVQSAWDEQRTREHAAAEIESVRTLLGGKGPEREQLLDQWAGQFAQAAQEGRATVFMPLFFAAGRK; encoded by the coding sequence TTGAGCCCGATCCCCAAGGGCAATACCGCGCTGATCGAGCAATATCGCAGACAACTGGAATACTCGCGCGGCGGCAGGCTGCACGTCTATCGCATGGTCGGCATCGGCAACCTCGAGCGCGTGCTCGACGTGGGCTGCGGCGGCGGCGCGGTGACCGCGGAGCTCAACCGCTCGTGTCGCGGCAGCGCCGTGGGCTGCGACGTCGATCCGCAGGTGCTCCAGATCGCAGTGCAGGAATACCCCGCTCTGCGCTTCGAACAATGCGCGCCGGACGCGCTGCCGTTTGACGACAGCGAGTTCGACCTGGTTTGCGCCCACCTGACGCTGATGTGGGCCGATGATCCCGCGCAACTGATCGCCCAGATGCGGCGCGTGACGCGTAGCGGCGGCTGGGTCGCGGCCCTGGCCGAGCCGGATTACGGCGCCGGGCTGTACAACCCCGGCGATTGGTTGATCGGCGAGGCCGAGCGCGAGCTGGTGCGCCAGGGGGCCGACCCGCGCATCGGTCGCAAGCTGCCCGAGCTGTTTAAGGACGCGGGATTCGAACGCGTGATCCGCGGCGTGGTTCAATCGGCCTGGGACGAGCAGCGCACGCGCGAGCACGCCGCAGCCGAAATCGAGTCGGTGCGCACGCTGCTCGGCGGCAAGGGCCCGGAGCGCGAGCAGCTTCTCGACCAGTGGGCCGGGCAGTTCGCACAGGCCGCCCAAGAGGGCCGGGCCACAGTCTTCATGCCGTTGTTCTTCGCGGCCGGACGCAAATGA
- a CDS encoding ATP synthase F0 subunit C, which yields MNKRFATIMLAAMIGVLMFSTVAMAQEEGAEKLDPMVLSMAALAAGLGIAIAVLGGTMGQGRTMASAIEGIARNPGASGKIFTPMILGLALIESLVIYSLIISFILVGKL from the coding sequence ATGAATAAGCGATTTGCGACGATCATGCTGGCTGCGATGATCGGCGTACTGATGTTTTCCACGGTCGCGATGGCCCAGGAAGAGGGCGCTGAGAAGCTCGACCCGATGGTGTTGAGCATGGCCGCATTGGCCGCCGGACTGGGTATCGCCATCGCCGTCCTGGGCGGAACCATGGGACAGGGCCGCACAATGGCCTCGGCCATTGAGGGCATCGCCCGCAACCCGGGCGCCAGCGGCAAGATCTTCACGCCGATGATCCTCGGCCTGGCACTGATCGAGTCCCTGGTCATCTATTCGCTGATCATCAGCTTCATCCTCGTCGGCAAACTGTAA
- a CDS encoding AtpZ/AtpI family protein has protein sequence MENESRDMWRKAGSLGAVGLEMGIAVAFGYFIGNALDDWLGTSPWLTIFWVIAGVGAGFKALLMATRKARKVMESPADDNSDKDLSD, from the coding sequence GTGGAAAATGAAAGCCGAGACATGTGGCGCAAGGCCGGCTCGCTGGGCGCTGTCGGCCTGGAAATGGGCATTGCCGTGGCTTTCGGCTACTTCATCGGCAACGCGCTGGACGACTGGCTGGGCACCTCGCCGTGGCTGACAATCTTTTGGGTGATCGCCGGCGTGGGAGCGGGGTTCAAAGCGCTGCTGATGGCGACGCGTAAGGCGCGCAAAGTCATGGAATCGCCTGCGGACGACAATTCGGATAAGGACCTAAGCGATTGA
- the pilB gene encoding type IV-A pilus assembly ATPase PilB, producing the protein MPENKTGSKEKHKEKLGELLVQEDLISPEQLETALAEQKVSGGRLSYHLSKLGYLEESELADILSKQYGVPSINLSEFEIDPEVIKLIPREVVEKYKVIPISRADSSLIVAMVDPSNILAIDDIKFLTGYNIEAVVATEDSIVSAIDRYYETDHGTDLEDVLQDFEDEDLELIQDEEEFNIKELEKASEDAPVVKLVNLILSDAIKKGASDIHVEPYEKNFRVRYRIDGVLHKVMDPPRKLQNAITSRLKIMSALDIAERRLPQDGRIKLKTAKGKEMDFRVSSLPTIYGEKIVLRLLDKENLQLDMTKLGFEEEPLQHFKEAIHKPYGMVLVTGPTGSGKTTTLYSALTELNTIADNISTAEDPVEYTLKGVNQVQMHDAIGLNFSSALRCFLRQDPDIIMVGEIRDFETAEIAVKAALTGHMVLSTLHTNDAPGSVTRLLNMGVEPFLVTASVVLIAAQRLVRKICEACKEPVDVSPQVLKDIQMPEENIEKAQCYHGAGCMKCSKTGYKGRIALYEVMPLQEELREFVLNGASTTEIKRESIRLGMKTMRQSGITKLQEGVTTIEELVRVTATD; encoded by the coding sequence ATGCCGGAGAATAAGACAGGTTCCAAGGAAAAGCACAAGGAAAAATTGGGCGAACTTCTTGTACAGGAAGACTTGATCAGCCCAGAGCAACTCGAGACCGCCCTGGCTGAGCAGAAGGTCTCCGGCGGACGTCTGAGCTACCACCTGAGCAAGCTGGGCTACCTCGAGGAGAGCGAGCTGGCGGACATCCTGTCCAAACAGTACGGCGTGCCGAGCATCAACCTCAGCGAATTCGAGATCGACCCCGAGGTGATCAAACTGATCCCGCGCGAGGTCGTTGAGAAATACAAAGTAATCCCGATATCGCGAGCCGACAGCTCCTTGATCGTGGCGATGGTCGACCCGAGCAACATCCTGGCCATCGACGACATCAAGTTCCTCACCGGCTACAACATCGAGGCGGTGGTCGCCACCGAGGATTCGATCGTCTCGGCCATCGACCGCTACTACGAGACCGACCACGGCACCGACCTCGAGGACGTGTTGCAGGACTTCGAGGACGAGGACCTGGAACTGATCCAGGACGAAGAAGAGTTCAACATCAAGGAATTGGAAAAGGCCAGCGAGGACGCTCCGGTGGTCAAGCTGGTCAATCTGATCCTCTCCGACGCAATTAAAAAAGGCGCCTCGGACATCCACGTCGAACCCTACGAGAAGAACTTCCGCGTGCGCTACCGCATTGACGGCGTGCTGCACAAGGTGATGGACCCGCCGCGCAAGCTGCAAAACGCCATCACCTCGCGCCTGAAGATCATGTCGGCCCTGGACATCGCCGAACGCCGGCTGCCCCAGGACGGCCGCATCAAGCTCAAAACCGCCAAGGGCAAAGAGATGGACTTCCGCGTCAGCTCGCTGCCCACGATCTACGGCGAAAAGATCGTTCTGCGACTGCTGGACAAGGAAAACCTGCAGCTGGACATGACCAAGCTCGGGTTCGAGGAGGAGCCGCTACAGCATTTCAAGGAGGCGATCCACAAGCCGTACGGCATGGTGCTGGTCACCGGCCCCACCGGCTCGGGCAAGACCACCACGCTCTACTCGGCGCTGACCGAGCTCAACACGATCGCCGACAACATCTCCACGGCCGAGGATCCGGTCGAGTACACGCTCAAGGGCGTCAACCAGGTGCAGATGCACGACGCGATCGGACTGAACTTCTCCTCGGCCCTGCGCTGCTTCCTGCGCCAGGATCCGGACATCATAATGGTCGGCGAGATCCGCGACTTCGAGACCGCGGAGATCGCGGTCAAGGCCGCGCTCACCGGCCACATGGTGCTCTCGACCCTGCACACCAACGACGCGCCGGGTTCGGTCACCCGTCTGTTGAACATGGGCGTCGAACCGTTCCTGGTAACCGCCTCGGTGGTGCTGATCGCGGCCCAGCGCCTGGTGCGCAAGATCTGTGAGGCCTGCAAAGAGCCGGTGGACGTCAGTCCGCAGGTGCTCAAAGACATCCAGATGCCCGAGGAAAATATCGAAAAGGCCCAGTGCTACCACGGCGCCGGCTGCATGAAGTGCTCGAAGACCGGCTATAAGGGGCGCATCGCGTTGTACGAGGTGATGCCGCTGCAAGAGGAGCTACGCGAGTTCGTGCTCAACGGCGCGAGCACAACCGAGATCAAGCGCGAGTCGATCCGCCTGGGCATGAAGACAATGCGCCAATCCGGAATCACCAAGCTCCAGGAGGGAGTCACCACCATCGAGGAGCTGGTCCGCGTGACCGCCACCGATTGA
- a CDS encoding selenium metabolism-associated LysR family transcriptional regulator: protein MDIRQLQVFCSIVDKKSFSRAARSVGLSQPTVSAHIKSLETELGTKLLDRLGKEVLPTKTGQVLYRYARRVLKCLTDAKGEIALLDGASHGELSLGSCHLPGTYLLPDAISDYKKLHPQPLIRLNVGYSESIGHAVLRGKLEAGVIGFELAEPGLQFVPLVEDELVMALPPDHPWCNRSVVSVDDIKKQPYIMRERGSGTRRLVDQALVEGGYNPREFRVTAMFSDTEAVKRGIKAGLGISIVSLWAIDDDVVQGTLGMVRIEGIHLRRSFYLVTHKGRSASSLLDSFIDFLTQRLNPPKVASEQQDAAH from the coding sequence ATGGACATTAGACAGTTGCAGGTTTTCTGCAGCATCGTCGATAAAAAAAGTTTCTCGCGCGCCGCTCGCTCGGTTGGTCTGAGCCAACCCACGGTCAGCGCGCACATCAAGTCGCTCGAGACCGAGCTGGGAACCAAGCTGCTGGACAGGCTGGGCAAGGAGGTTCTGCCGACCAAGACCGGCCAGGTGCTCTACCGCTACGCGCGCCGCGTGCTCAAGTGCCTGACCGATGCCAAGGGCGAAATCGCCCTGCTCGACGGTGCGAGCCACGGCGAGCTGAGCCTGGGCTCTTGCCATCTGCCCGGCACCTACCTGCTGCCCGACGCGATCTCAGACTATAAAAAATTACATCCCCAGCCGTTGATCCGGCTTAACGTGGGCTATTCCGAATCGATCGGCCATGCGGTGCTGCGCGGCAAACTCGAGGCCGGGGTGATCGGCTTTGAGCTGGCCGAGCCCGGATTGCAGTTCGTGCCGCTGGTCGAGGACGAGCTGGTGATGGCCTTGCCGCCGGACCACCCGTGGTGCAATCGCTCGGTGGTCTCGGTGGACGATATTAAAAAGCAGCCGTACATCATGCGCGAACGCGGCTCGGGCACGCGGCGGCTGGTCGACCAGGCGTTGGTCGAGGGCGGCTACAACCCCCGGGAGTTCCGCGTCACCGCGATGTTCAGCGACACCGAGGCGGTCAAGCGCGGGATCAAGGCCGGCCTGGGGATCTCGATCGTCTCGCTTTGGGCGATCGACGACGACGTTGTTCAGGGCACGCTGGGCATGGTCCGCATCGAGGGCATCCACCTGCGCCGCTCCTTCTACCTGGTGACGCACAAGGGACGTAGCGCCAGCAGCCTGCTGGACTCGTTCATCGATTTCCTCACCCAGCGGCTAAACCCGCCCAAGGTGGCGTCCGAACAGCAGGACGCAGCGCATTGA
- a CDS encoding type II secretion system F family protein: protein MPVFKWEGKSRTGAIVKGEMDAPNDEAVIAKLRSQQIMATKVKAKPKDIQLFSFGQKVKEQEVVVFTRQFATMIDAGLPLVQCLEILVSQQENKTFAQVLAEIKADVEAGSTFARALGKHPKVFDDLFVALVAAGEVGGILDTIMNRLGAYIEKSMKLKKRVKGALAYPAAVTGVAVLVVVIMLVWVIPVFENMFKDFGHALPGLTQFFVDFSHGIRDYWFILIPLIIGIVVAIRYALQTEKGRETWDKISLRLPVFGPLLQKQAVAKFTRTLGTMITSGVPILDGLDIVAKTSGNKVIEKAVLTTKDRIAEGKTIAEPLAESGVFPGMVVQMITVGESTGALDVMLAKIADFYEDEVDMAVETLMSLIEPIMMVVLGGTVGTLMIAMYLPIFKLVSVMD, encoded by the coding sequence ATGCCGGTCTTTAAATGGGAAGGTAAGAGCCGCACGGGAGCGATCGTCAAGGGCGAGATGGACGCCCCCAACGACGAGGCCGTGATTGCCAAACTGCGCAGCCAGCAGATCATGGCTACCAAGGTCAAGGCCAAGCCCAAGGACATCCAGCTGTTCAGCTTCGGCCAGAAGGTCAAGGAACAGGAGGTCGTGGTCTTCACGCGCCAGTTCGCCACGATGATCGACGCCGGACTGCCGCTGGTGCAATGCCTCGAGATCCTGGTCAGCCAGCAGGAGAACAAGACCTTCGCCCAGGTCTTGGCCGAGATCAAGGCCGACGTCGAGGCCGGTTCGACCTTCGCCCGCGCCCTGGGCAAGCACCCCAAGGTGTTCGACGATCTGTTCGTCGCCCTGGTCGCGGCCGGCGAGGTCGGCGGTATCCTGGACACGATCATGAACCGCCTGGGCGCCTACATCGAAAAATCGATGAAGCTTAAAAAGCGCGTCAAGGGCGCGCTGGCCTATCCGGCGGCGGTCACGGGCGTGGCGGTGCTGGTCGTGGTGATCATGCTGGTCTGGGTTATCCCGGTGTTCGAAAACATGTTCAAGGACTTCGGCCACGCCCTTCCCGGACTGACGCAGTTCTTCGTCGACTTCTCCCACGGCATCCGCGATTATTGGTTCATCCTCATCCCGCTGATTATCGGCATCGTGGTGGCCATCCGCTACGCCCTGCAGACCGAGAAGGGCCGGGAGACCTGGGACAAGATCTCGTTGCGGCTGCCGGTCTTTGGCCCGCTGTTGCAGAAACAGGCGGTCGCCAAGTTCACCCGCACCCTGGGCACGATGATTACCTCCGGCGTGCCGATCCTCGACGGCCTGGATATCGTGGCCAAGACCTCGGGCAATAAAGTTATCGAGAAGGCGGTGCTCACGACCAAAGACCGCATCGCCGAAGGCAAGACGATCGCCGAACCGCTGGCCGAAAGCGGCGTGTTCCCCGGCATGGTGGTCCAAATGATCACCGTCGGCGAGAGCACCGGCGCCCTGGACGTGATGTTGGCCAAGATCGCCGACTTCTACGAGGACGAGGTCGACATGGCGGTCGAGACGCTGATGAGCCTGATCGAGCCGATCATGATGGTCGTCCTGGGCGGCACCGTCGGCACGCTGATGATCGCTATGTATCTGCCGATCTTCAAGCTGGTCTCGGTAATGGATTAA
- a CDS encoding type IV pilus twitching motility protein PilT translates to MADLHQLLKIMIERGASDLHITTGSPPQYRIDGKLTPLNMPQLTAAETKRLCYSVLTDIQRQHFEESNELDLSFGVKGLARFRANVYRQRGAVAGAFRTIPFKSFSLSELGLPNVVNEIVKRPSGLILVTGPTGCGKSTTLTSIIDKINMSRNQHIITVEDPIEYLHGHKGCIVNQREVGADTHSFGAALKYVLRQDPDIVMIGEMRDLETIDAALTISETGHLTFATLHTSSAVSSINRIIDVFPPHQQPQVRAQLSFVLEGVITQQLIPKANGVGRVLACEVMVPNAAIRNLIREDKVHQIYSQMQVGQSKFGMLTLNQSLLSLYEKGLISLKEGQGRSNEPDEFQQMLEGRIPTTSSPQTKKQQRSNSS, encoded by the coding sequence ATGGCTGACCTACATCAATTATTGAAAATCATGATCGAGCGCGGAGCCTCGGACCTGCACATCACCACCGGCAGCCCGCCGCAGTACCGTATCGACGGCAAACTCACACCGTTGAACATGCCGCAGCTCACGGCCGCAGAGACCAAGCGACTGTGCTACAGCGTGCTGACCGACATACAGCGACAGCATTTCGAAGAGAGCAACGAGCTCGACTTGAGCTTCGGCGTCAAGGGGCTGGCGCGTTTCCGGGCCAATGTCTACCGACAACGCGGCGCGGTGGCCGGCGCCTTCCGCACGATCCCGTTCAAGAGCTTCAGCTTATCCGAGCTGGGCCTGCCCAACGTGGTCAACGAGATTGTCAAGCGCCCCTCGGGCCTGATTCTGGTCACCGGCCCCACCGGCTGCGGCAAGAGCACCACGCTGACCTCGATCATCGACAAGATCAATATGTCGCGCAACCAGCACATCATCACCGTCGAGGATCCGATCGAGTACCTCCACGGACACAAGGGCTGCATCGTCAACCAGCGCGAGGTCGGAGCCGACACCCACAGCTTCGGCGCCGCGCTGAAGTACGTGCTGCGCCAGGACCCGGACATCGTGATGATCGGCGAGATGCGCGACCTGGAGACCATCGACGCGGCGCTGACCATCTCCGAGACCGGCCATCTGACCTTCGCCACGCTGCACACCTCCTCGGCCGTATCCTCGATCAACCGCATCATCGACGTCTTCCCGCCGCACCAGCAGCCGCAAGTGCGCGCCCAGCTCAGCTTCGTGCTCGAGGGCGTGATCACCCAGCAGTTGATCCCCAAGGCCAACGGGGTCGGCCGCGTACTGGCCTGCGAGGTGATGGTGCCCAACGCAGCGATCCGCAACCTGATCCGCGAGGACAAGGTCCATCAGATTTACAGTCAGATGCAGGTCGGCCAGTCCAAATTCGGCATGCTGACGTTGAACCAAAGCCTGCTCAGCCTCTACGAGAAGGGGCTGATCTCGCTTAAGGAGGGCCAGGGCCGCTCGAACGAGCCCGACGAATTTCAGCAGATGCTCGAGGGACGCATCCCGACCACCTCATCGCCGCAAACCAAGAAACAGCAGCGTAGCAACAGTTCCTGA
- a CDS encoding ATP synthase subunit I, with translation MLFLYIVTALITLWLWNLRAATSVLVGGTLAVINLDLLKRIILVILSGPVQASGIFGAFYWVKFAALCAVIFFVIINGMVSPVPMVIGFSSLLVAITIYALYYQIQLIRQEQSEEDDELDEGPVSPDHFADYKE, from the coding sequence ATGCTGTTCCTCTATATTGTCACGGCTTTGATCACGCTCTGGTTGTGGAACCTACGGGCCGCAACAAGCGTGCTGGTCGGCGGCACTCTGGCGGTAATCAATCTTGATCTTTTAAAACGGATTATCCTGGTGATTCTGTCCGGCCCGGTTCAGGCCAGCGGAATTTTCGGCGCGTTCTACTGGGTGAAGTTCGCCGCGTTATGCGCGGTGATCTTCTTCGTGATCATCAACGGTATGGTCAGCCCGGTTCCGATGGTAATCGGCTTTTCTTCGTTGCTGGTCGCGATCACGATCTACGCGCTGTATTACCAGATCCAACTGATCAGGCAAGAGCAGTCCGAGGAGGACGATGAGCTAGACGAGGGCCCGGTAAGCCCGGACCACTTTGCCGACTACAAGGAATGA